ACTGCTGTTTGATACCAATGCGACGAGCCAACTCAGACTGAGTCACCCCAGTAAGCTGCAAGGCATGGTTTAGTCGTTCGGATAAAGTTTTCATAAGCCCGTATTCTACAAATAAAACTGTAGCCTTTCAACAATTTTAACTGTTGACTAATCTACAGTTTAAACTGTAACATTCAATCTTGTAACAGTTATTATTGTAACAGGAGACGGTATGGAAGTGTTCAACACGACACAAAAACATCTCCGCCGTGCCATTGACTTGGTCGGCGGGCAATCAGCATTAGCACGAGCCATCAACTCAAAACAGCAAAACGTCTGGTTTTGGTTGAATAAATCAGGGCGTGTTCCCGCTGAATTCGTTTTATCCATCGAACAAGCTACGCAAGGACAGGTAACCCGATCTCAGTTAAGACCGGACATCTATCCCGCATGCCCAAGCGAGCTGAAAGCCAGTAACCAGTAGGATTAAGGGCAAATAATGGTCAGCATTTTACGTAAACACAA
This portion of the Proteus vulgaris genome encodes:
- a CDS encoding helix-turn-helix domain-containing protein — its product is MEVFNTTQKHLRRAIDLVGGQSALARAINSKQQNVWFWLNKSGRVPAEFVLSIEQATQGQVTRSQLRPDIYPACPSELKASNQ